From one Bacillota bacterium genomic stretch:
- a CDS encoding Flp family type IVb pilin, with translation MKKLMRRLWKEEEGQGMAEYGLILALVAVVVIAALTLLGGGVRDQMQCVANELD, from the coding sequence ATGAAGAAACTTATGCGGCGGCTTTGGAAAGAAGAGGAAGGTCAGGGAATGGCGGAATACGGATTGATTCTGGCGTTGGTGGCCGTAGTGGTAATCGCGGCTTTAACCCTTTTAGGTGGCGGCGTGAGAGATCAAATGCAGTGTGTGGCCAACGAACTGGATTAA
- a CDS encoding response regulator transcription factor — protein sequence MGEFQVLVGGRSPRWRESLAAAFSENAVFEVVGSATDEELVETAVRLRPDVVVWKLEDEDPVPVTAELKLECPFSLVVVMVEDPNHFDVIELIRAGVRGCLPLRLLPRQIVQAVELIVKAGMLCLPRLGSEFFDRNRKASEPVVPSFLTGREREILCLLGKNLSNQEIGQALFLSESTVKTHLRSIFRKLEVRNRSEAMVTAMRMGLVEAK from the coding sequence ATGGGAGAATTCCAGGTGCTTGTGGGCGGCCGGTCGCCCAGGTGGCGTGAGAGCCTCGCGGCGGCATTCTCGGAGAACGCGGTTTTCGAAGTGGTCGGGAGCGCGACCGACGAGGAACTGGTAGAGACGGCGGTGCGTCTCCGTCCGGATGTGGTCGTCTGGAAACTCGAAGATGAAGATCCCGTTCCGGTCACCGCCGAACTGAAACTTGAGTGCCCCTTCAGCCTTGTGGTGGTAATGGTGGAAGACCCCAATCATTTCGATGTTATCGAGTTGATCAGGGCCGGGGTGCGCGGCTGCCTGCCGCTTCGCCTCCTTCCCCGCCAGATAGTGCAGGCGGTGGAACTGATCGTCAAGGCGGGTATGCTCTGCCTTCCCCGGTTGGGTTCCGAGTTTTTCGACCGGAACAGGAAAGCGTCCGAACCGGTTGTCCCCAGCTTCTTGACAGGGAGGGAACGCGAGATACTTTGTCTTCTGGGTAAAAACCTTTCGAACCAGGAGATCGGCCAGGCCTTGTTTCTTTCGGAATCCACGGTGAAAACGCACCTGCGGAGCATCTTCCGCAAGCTCGAGGTGAGGAACCGTTCCGAGGCGATGGTTACGGCCATGCGGATGGGGCTGGTGGAAGCGAAATGA
- a CDS encoding ferredoxin produces MRMEVDQDLCIGCGTCVDLCPEVFEWMEAEEKAKAVEDEVPDDLENICQEASESCPTDAIMAQY; encoded by the coding sequence GTGCGTATGGAAGTTGATCAGGATTTGTGTATAGGCTGCGGTACCTGTGTTGATTTGTGCCCCGAGGTTTTTGAATGGATGGAGGCTGAAGAAAAGGCCAAGGCGGTGGAGGACGAGGTCCCCGATGACCTGGAAAATATCTGCCAGGAGGCGTCGGAAAGCTGTCCGACCGACGCGATAATGGCCCAGTATTAA
- a CDS encoding GNAT family N-acetyltransferase, with the protein MIRKCVEDDFERIYTIVNDAAQAYKGIIPADRWKEPYMSRDELRHEIGEGVVFWGYEDESGLVGVMGIQDVQDVTLIRHAYVRTARRNRGVGGKLLSHLREQTIRPILIGTWADAVWAVRFYEKHGFRMVSPEEKNRLLKRYWKIPERQVETSVVLADRKRPG; encoded by the coding sequence ATGATTCGTAAGTGCGTTGAAGACGATTTTGAGAGAATCTACACGATAGTCAACGATGCCGCACAGGCTTACAAGGGCATTATCCCGGCGGACCGGTGGAAGGAGCCGTACATGTCACGGGATGAACTCCGGCATGAGATAGGTGAAGGTGTCGTGTTCTGGGGCTATGAGGATGAAAGCGGGCTGGTCGGCGTGATGGGCATTCAGGACGTGCAGGATGTGACGCTTATCCGCCACGCCTATGTCCGGACGGCCAGGCGCAACCGGGGTGTGGGCGGGAAACTGCTGTCCCACCTGAGGGAGCAGACAATTCGGCCGATACTAATCGGCACGTGGGCGGACGCAGTATGGGCGGTCCGATTTTACGAAAAACACGGTTTCCGGATGGTTTCTCCAGAGGAAAAAAACCGTCTGTTAAAAAGGTACTGGAAGATTCCCGAGCGCCAGGTGGAAACCTCTGTGGTTCTTGCCGACCGGAAAAGGCCGGGATAA
- a CDS encoding histidine kinase, whose translation MPVPINTCGRSIPDMLEERIRMTTAVLRQSIKRLQWLFGRLGIQGSRGFTAQPRVSLSQALVFYRYLSLALTSLFYLLGPPASPAFFKIGVILPMLGVAWLTQRLYAADDSLVHRLKLIGMETIVIVALLLPTGGLESPFIWYAFNPIFAAACYLPTGHCWTTVVVFLAAATETSAICAGSQESLLDIAAEKSWLLLVFILLTSAVQLFTRLVNQLSAAYARLAEALSASEQSLQHISSLYQALEAFSTQEDTAQFALLLAKYAKTLSRCPAACLLMRGETQEKQKPVVRVCNGEDEYSRINLEGEISRIWEREEPETKVSAFFDEAGIRLTCVPIISQSECFGMLGYLEPANTREAEDRDRAVNFLAELGAIVLERLKTEKLGGRLLVSEEQNRIANEIHDGVSQHLFSISCALHSLSRQKAGLQDEEVQRQLQLVKNTANQAARELRASIYRISPRKRGESIFVAGLASYLNGVARMNAIRVDLKAEGSEETLSPALRNAFYRIVREATGNALRHGRCRSLEVRVSMSPAGSVLEVEDDGSGYQPGSNGMPGEGLGLGVHNMKQLAACFNGELEITNTGRGTLVRCIVPRRPGQATEGDKA comes from the coding sequence TTGCCGGTCCCGATTAATACGTGCGGCCGGTCCATCCCCGATATGCTCGAAGAAAGGATACGCATGACGACCGCGGTTTTGCGACAATCCATTAAAAGACTCCAGTGGTTGTTCGGCAGATTGGGAATTCAGGGCTCCCGGGGTTTCACTGCCCAGCCCAGGGTATCGCTCAGTCAGGCCCTGGTGTTTTACCGTTACTTATCCCTTGCTCTGACCTCTCTTTTCTACCTTTTGGGCCCACCCGCGTCCCCCGCTTTTTTTAAGATCGGGGTGATCCTGCCGATGCTGGGGGTGGCGTGGCTCACGCAGCGCCTTTATGCCGCCGATGACTCTCTCGTTCACCGGTTGAAGCTCATCGGCATGGAGACGATAGTGATTGTGGCGCTGTTGCTGCCGACCGGAGGGCTGGAAAGCCCCTTTATCTGGTACGCCTTCAATCCGATATTTGCGGCGGCGTGTTATCTTCCCACCGGGCACTGCTGGACAACCGTGGTCGTGTTTTTGGCGGCCGCGACCGAAACAAGCGCCATATGTGCCGGCAGTCAGGAATCACTCCTGGATATCGCCGCCGAGAAATCCTGGCTGCTGCTGGTCTTTATTCTTTTGACCTCGGCGGTACAGCTTTTTACCCGCCTCGTCAACCAGTTGTCCGCGGCCTATGCGCGTCTTGCGGAGGCCCTGTCCGCCAGCGAGCAATCGCTGCAGCATATTTCCTCGCTTTATCAGGCATTAGAAGCCTTTTCCACGCAGGAAGACACCGCTCAGTTTGCCCTGCTGCTTGCCAAATACGCGAAGACTCTTTCCCGCTGTCCGGCGGCGTGCCTGCTCATGCGCGGGGAGACGCAGGAAAAGCAGAAACCGGTCGTAAGGGTCTGTAACGGCGAAGATGAATACTCCCGCATCAACCTTGAAGGGGAAATAAGCAGGATATGGGAGCGCGAAGAGCCGGAAACAAAGGTTTCCGCTTTTTTCGATGAAGCAGGGATCCGGTTGACGTGCGTTCCGATAATATCTCAGAGCGAATGTTTCGGCATGTTGGGTTACCTTGAACCTGCAAATACCCGAGAGGCGGAAGACCGTGACAGGGCCGTCAATTTCCTTGCCGAACTGGGCGCCATCGTTCTCGAAAGGTTAAAGACCGAAAAATTGGGGGGCCGGCTGCTGGTAAGCGAGGAACAAAACAGGATCGCCAATGAAATACACGACGGCGTTTCTCAACATCTATTCAGTATCTCATGCGCGCTTCACTCATTATCCCGGCAGAAGGCCGGTCTGCAGGATGAAGAGGTTCAGCGTCAGTTACAGTTGGTTAAGAATACCGCAAATCAGGCCGCAAGGGAATTGCGGGCTTCAATTTACCGAATCAGCCCGCGTAAGCGCGGTGAAAGCATATTCGTAGCGGGTCTGGCTTCCTACCTGAACGGTGTTGCCAGGATGAACGCCATCAGGGTGGATCTTAAGGCGGAAGGAAGCGAGGAAACACTGAGCCCGGCGCTGCGCAACGCTTTTTACCGGATAGTCAGGGAAGCGACCGGCAACGCCTTGAGGCACGGAAGATGCAGGTCCCTGGAGGTGCGGGTTTCGATGTCGCCTGCCGGTTCCGTCCTTGAGGTTGAGGACGACGGCAGCGGCTACCAACCCGGATCAAACGGTATGCCGGGTGAAGGATTGGGACTCGGGGTCCATAACATGAAGCAACTGGCGGCTTGTTTTAACGGTGAACTCGAGATTACCAATACGGGCCGGGGCACCCTGGTAAGGTGTATTGTTCCCAGGAGGCCGGGACAAGCGACTGAGGGAGATAAAGCCTGA
- a CDS encoding response regulator transcription factor → MVVIDDHPLVLQGIGSIARLYEDIELAGTASSGEEGVRLLAEKQPDVAVVDLRLPGEYGLDIIRRGRAVAPGCRFIILTAYSERADVRRAMEEKVEGYILKEALPEEIINAIRLVAKGRTYIDPVIVQALVTHDEKDPLEQLTPREKEVLLALARGMSNRDIAQMLFVTEFTVKKHVSQILDKLGLDDRTQAALYAFSRGLVQERSQG, encoded by the coding sequence ATGGTGGTGATCGACGACCATCCGCTGGTGCTTCAGGGGATAGGTTCCATCGCCCGGTTGTATGAGGATATCGAACTAGCGGGCACGGCGAGTTCCGGTGAGGAAGGGGTCAGACTGCTGGCGGAAAAGCAGCCGGATGTTGCGGTGGTAGACCTCAGACTACCGGGGGAATACGGGCTCGATATCATCCGGCGCGGACGAGCCGTCGCGCCCGGGTGCCGTTTTATCATCCTTACCGCGTACAGCGAACGCGCCGATGTCCGGCGGGCCATGGAAGAAAAGGTGGAAGGTTATATCCTTAAAGAAGCTCTTCCCGAAGAAATAATAAACGCTATTCGCCTTGTGGCGAAAGGGCGGACCTATATCGATCCGGTAATCGTTCAGGCGTTGGTGACCCATGACGAAAAAGACCCCTTGGAGCAGCTCACTCCCCGGGAAAAGGAGGTTCTTTTAGCCTTGGCCCGAGGAATGTCAAACCGTGATATTGCGCAAATGCTTTTTGTAACCGAATTTACCGTTAAGAAACATGTCAGTCAAATACTCGACAAATTAGGCCTTGACGACAGAACCCAGGCGGCTCTTTACGCCTTTTCCCGGGGACTGGTGCAGGAGCGTTCCCAGGGGTAG